A portion of the Deinococcus peraridilitoris DSM 19664 genome contains these proteins:
- a CDS encoding O-antigen ligase family protein, with protein MSHSVPTHPPRRVAWLLALIPVFPILHIVALAVVGLLRELSLSVRWMLGGFVATQIIAACLTPSPLLSLLLAAARSLLVLSMIAAGIYLRESRRLRPLVWGHLVVFATAWIFTLATAGTSLGPAGRLSHPLYYFVSLGLVATVSLWIIVSWKGASPWWRFPAGALALATLAATGSRGPILALIVGALAAVLAGNLRFLRSFGLVILLGVVALGVIPNLRTNVQIDRVVTDTGLSGRERVWEGALKAFRASPIGGQGPYQIGPYLGFLYSDRCQLNPALENAGVRCPDWLARFRGAWLIAHNVILHSLAETGVVGTLGLLTLLALGAVATWQSRDGLLLAIYWGFMAMNMVDVVTAIPSPHFAELFWVVIGMAFVQAGWTRTPERQATALNEASPPAA; from the coding sequence GTGTCCCACTCCGTGCCGACTCATCCGCCACGCCGCGTTGCATGGCTGCTTGCGCTCATACCAGTCTTTCCTATTCTGCATATCGTAGCGCTGGCCGTGGTTGGGTTGCTGCGTGAACTGAGTTTGTCAGTGCGCTGGATGCTGGGCGGATTTGTCGCAACACAAATTATTGCAGCGTGCCTCACGCCGTCTCCCCTGCTGTCTCTGCTGCTGGCTGCTGCCCGCTCGTTGCTGGTGCTCTCGATGATCGCGGCTGGAATCTACCTTCGTGAAAGTCGCCGCCTGCGGCCCCTGGTCTGGGGGCATCTGGTGGTATTCGCCACCGCCTGGATCTTCACGCTGGCGACAGCAGGCACGTCCCTGGGACCGGCCGGTCGCCTCAGTCATCCGCTGTATTACTTTGTCTCGCTGGGCCTGGTGGCTACTGTCTCCCTTTGGATCATCGTGTCCTGGAAAGGAGCCTCGCCCTGGTGGCGCTTTCCAGCAGGCGCTTTGGCACTCGCTACCCTGGCTGCAACGGGAAGTCGTGGCCCAATTCTGGCATTGATCGTGGGCGCCCTCGCGGCAGTGCTGGCGGGAAATCTGCGTTTCCTGCGTTCGTTCGGTCTGGTGATCCTGCTGGGCGTGGTCGCTTTGGGCGTCATTCCGAATTTGCGCACGAACGTTCAGATCGACCGCGTCGTCACCGACACCGGGCTCAGCGGCCGCGAGCGGGTATGGGAAGGAGCCCTGAAGGCGTTCAGGGCTTCCCCGATCGGAGGGCAGGGGCCGTACCAGATTGGTCCCTACCTGGGTTTCCTGTATTCCGACCGCTGTCAGCTCAATCCGGCGCTGGAGAACGCCGGAGTTCGTTGTCCCGATTGGCTCGCGCGGTTTCGGGGGGCCTGGCTGATCGCGCACAACGTGATTCTGCACAGCCTGGCCGAAACCGGGGTGGTCGGAACGCTCGGACTGCTGACGCTGCTCGCGCTGGGCGCGGTGGCCACCTGGCAGTCGCGGGACGGCTTGCTGCTGGCAATCTACTGGGGTTTTATGGCCATGAACATGGTCGACGTGGTCACGGCCATTCCCAGTCCGCATTTTGCGGAGCTGTTCTGGGTGGTGATCGGCATGGCGTTCGTGCAGGCCGGCTGGACCCGTACGCCGGAACGTCAGGCCACAGCGCTCAACGAGGCGTCTCCCCCAGCCGCATGA
- a CDS encoding glycosyltransferase, translating into MKTAIVHDWLTNHAGSEKVVEGLLHLVPDAPIYTLVHQPENFRGTAFHGRDIRTSFVQRLPRGAQKYQTYLPLMPLAVEQFDLSEYDLILSSSHAVAKGVRVGAGQLHVSYVHTPIRYAWDLQDQYLREAGLDRGVKGAAARVALHYLRLWDTVSANRVDVFLANSHYVARRIWRAYRRRAHVLYPPVDVARFDPTRRREDFYLTMSRLVPYKKIDLIVRTFGRLDRPLVVIGDGPERGRLEALAGPNVTFLGRQEDPVAADLMSRCKAFVFAADEDFGITPVEAQAAGAPVIAYGHGGSLETVQANRTGLHFYEQTEDSLLQAVQAFEARAPFDPAVLRAHAETFRPEHFHVELLAIIAAARQAFRAGHDPEEAVMRLGETPR; encoded by the coding sequence ATGAAAACTGCAATCGTTCATGACTGGCTGACCAACCATGCCGGCTCGGAAAAGGTAGTCGAGGGTCTGCTGCACCTGGTGCCCGACGCGCCGATCTATACCCTGGTGCATCAGCCGGAAAACTTCCGCGGCACGGCCTTTCACGGGCGTGACATTCGCACGTCCTTTGTTCAGCGCCTGCCGAGAGGGGCGCAGAAGTACCAGACGTACCTGCCCCTGATGCCCCTGGCGGTCGAGCAGTTCGATCTGAGCGAATACGACCTGATCCTGTCGAGCAGCCACGCCGTGGCCAAAGGCGTGCGCGTCGGCGCGGGCCAGCTCCACGTCAGCTACGTGCACACGCCCATTCGCTATGCCTGGGACCTCCAGGACCAGTACCTGCGTGAAGCTGGCCTTGACCGTGGGGTGAAAGGAGCCGCCGCCCGCGTGGCGCTGCACTACCTGCGCCTGTGGGACACCGTGAGTGCCAACCGGGTAGACGTATTCCTGGCCAATTCGCACTACGTCGCACGGCGCATCTGGCGCGCCTACCGCCGCCGGGCCCACGTGCTGTACCCTCCCGTCGATGTGGCCCGCTTCGATCCCACCCGGCGCCGTGAGGACTTCTACCTCACGATGTCGCGTCTGGTGCCTTACAAGAAAATCGACCTGATCGTGCGGACTTTCGGCAGGCTTGACCGGCCGCTCGTGGTGATCGGCGACGGTCCGGAGCGCGGCCGGCTGGAGGCGCTCGCCGGCCCGAATGTCACGTTCCTCGGTCGTCAGGAGGACCCGGTCGCGGCTGACCTGATGTCGCGCTGCAAGGCCTTCGTGTTCGCCGCCGACGAGGATTTTGGGATCACGCCGGTGGAAGCTCAGGCGGCAGGCGCACCGGTCATCGCCTACGGTCACGGCGGCTCGCTCGAGACGGTCCAGGCGAACCGGACCGGCCTGCATTTTTACGAGCAGACCGAGGACAGCTTGCTGCAGGCGGTGCAGGCGTTCGAAGCGCGCGCCCCCTTTGATCCGGCGGTCCTGCGGGCGCATGCCGAAACCTTTCGCCCGGAGCACTTTCATGTGGAGCTGCTCGCCATCATCGCCGCTGCCCGGCAGGCGTTCCGTGCGGGACACGATCCCGAGGAGGCAGTCATGCGGCTGGGGGAGACGCCTCGTTGA
- a CDS encoding glycosyltransferase, translated as MNVAAVMVTYNRIETLKRALSALSCQSVPLDHIVIVNNGSSDGTTEFLDAAAKTDSRLHIINTGANLGGAGGFKAGVLYASALPVESLWLMDDDIIAAPDCLQHLLDVAATGYLVVQPARIQLDGTEFPTEEAFNFSNPLRHPTRPRRGVRKGAVREIITIPFEGPLIRKEVFLRTGLPDESFFILCDDLNFAIQCHLSGIRIAYAAEARMQRAFDHQAQATLTWKSYYEIRNLIEIDQRYAPKSVTVARAFKLLVKFTGLCLKNQDWPGLQITMTAVWHGLRRQRGKTVEPGPWKGWSVPSLVGKGREGRA; from the coding sequence GTGAACGTCGCGGCCGTCATGGTCACCTACAACCGCATCGAAACGCTCAAGCGGGCCCTGAGCGCACTGTCCTGTCAAAGTGTGCCGCTGGATCACATCGTGATCGTGAACAACGGCAGCTCGGACGGCACCACCGAGTTTCTGGACGCGGCCGCCAAAACCGATTCCCGTCTTCACATCATCAACACCGGTGCCAACCTGGGCGGTGCGGGAGGCTTCAAGGCTGGAGTGCTGTACGCCAGCGCACTGCCAGTCGAGTCTCTCTGGCTGATGGACGACGACATCATTGCGGCGCCCGACTGCCTCCAACACCTGCTGGACGTGGCGGCCACAGGCTACCTCGTGGTGCAGCCGGCTCGCATTCAACTCGACGGCACCGAATTTCCGACCGAGGAAGCCTTCAACTTCTCCAATCCGCTGCGACACCCGACCAGGCCACGTAGGGGTGTACGGAAGGGCGCTGTCCGCGAGATCATCACCATTCCCTTCGAGGGACCCTTGATTCGCAAAGAGGTCTTTTTGCGCACCGGCTTGCCCGACGAGAGTTTTTTTATCCTTTGTGACGATCTGAACTTCGCCATCCAATGTCATCTGTCGGGCATCAGAATTGCGTACGCTGCGGAGGCGCGAATGCAGCGTGCTTTTGACCACCAGGCCCAGGCCACGCTGACCTGGAAGAGCTACTACGAAATCAGAAACCTGATTGAAATCGATCAGCGGTATGCGCCGAAAAGCGTCACGGTCGCCCGGGCTTTCAAGCTGCTGGTGAAATTTACGGGTCTCTGCCTCAAAAATCAGGACTGGCCAGGCTTGCAGATCACCATGACTGCCGTCTGGCACGGCTTGCGGCGGCAGCGCGGCAAAACCGTCGAGCCCGGACCCTGGAAAGGCTGGAGCGTGCCTTCGCTTGTTGGAAAAGGCCGGGAAGGCCGGGCATGA
- a CDS encoding oligosaccharide flippase family protein, whose translation MSRLIQKLQSDGIARYFSVMALGTLASMLLGFLVQAYLARHASVAEYGQINYARVLIGYFALVLNFGFDTYFLRQITADRFPEGRAVAMQLTARLPLALVFLAGLLWWAAAAGWPTDRLVVVLFGVTLLHTAFNLDWLLQARQKFSVLAALNISRSAVTLVATYLLVGGSGNPMYYVVALILSETTRLALQWKFVRPVMEKTSSAALIATLRQSVAISASFFMISIYYNADSLMLKYYLGSEAVGIYSAAYNILVLAIVPTTLLYQVFSPRLAQNPWSTDVLKKYAASTMALAIVVFVGVISLHSIVIHVVYGNQFAEASRVLMILSFNILSSYLAGALANPINMWGAHVVYLRIVAVGAVLNIALNLIAIPMLGINGAIFATIASEVAVAGGAALTLWRRFGTFPSGIGRRSS comes from the coding sequence GTGAGCCGACTTATACAGAAGCTGCAAAGCGATGGCATTGCGAGGTACTTCTCGGTGATGGCGCTGGGAACGCTCGCTTCGATGCTGCTGGGCTTCCTGGTGCAGGCGTACCTCGCGCGTCACGCCTCGGTGGCCGAGTACGGGCAGATCAACTACGCGCGTGTTCTGATCGGGTACTTTGCCCTTGTTCTTAACTTCGGATTTGACACCTACTTCCTGCGGCAGATCACGGCGGACAGATTTCCTGAAGGCCGGGCTGTGGCGATGCAGCTGACGGCGCGCCTTCCGCTGGCCCTAGTGTTCCTTGCCGGACTGCTGTGGTGGGCAGCTGCCGCGGGCTGGCCGACTGACCGCCTTGTCGTGGTGCTTTTCGGCGTGACCCTGCTGCACACCGCCTTCAACCTCGACTGGCTCCTGCAGGCACGGCAGAAGTTTTCCGTGCTCGCCGCTCTGAACATCAGTCGAAGCGCGGTGACGCTGGTCGCCACATATTTGCTCGTTGGTGGAAGTGGCAACCCTATGTACTACGTCGTCGCGCTGATCCTTTCTGAGACCACACGATTGGCCTTGCAGTGGAAGTTCGTTCGTCCGGTTATGGAAAAAACGTCCTCTGCTGCGCTGATCGCTACTCTTCGGCAAAGTGTGGCGATCAGCGCGTCCTTTTTCATGATTTCCATTTACTACAACGCGGACAGCCTCATGCTGAAGTACTACCTGGGCAGCGAAGCCGTGGGCATCTATTCGGCTGCCTACAACATTCTGGTGCTTGCCATCGTACCAACGACACTTCTATATCAGGTTTTCTCGCCGCGCCTGGCGCAGAACCCGTGGAGCACGGACGTTCTGAAGAAATATGCCGCTTCCACTATGGCTCTGGCCATAGTGGTCTTCGTTGGCGTGATCTCGCTGCACTCCATCGTGATTCACGTGGTGTACGGGAATCAGTTTGCCGAGGCGTCGCGTGTGTTGATGATTTTGTCGTTTAACATCCTGTCCTCATACCTTGCAGGAGCGCTGGCAAACCCGATCAATATGTGGGGAGCGCACGTGGTTTATCTGAGGATTGTCGCAGTTGGAGCCGTGCTCAACATTGCACTCAATTTGATTGCTATCCCTATGCTTGGCATCAACGGTGCAATTTTTGCGACCATAGCATCGGAGGTGGCTGTGGCAGGCGGAGCAGCGTTGACCTTGTGGAGACGATTCGGCACCTTCCCTTCTGGTATTGGAAGAAGGAGCTCTTGA
- a CDS encoding glycosyltransferase family 2 protein: MKVSLVVATLHRTAEVERLLRSLTMQTVAPHEVILVDQNADDRIDRLVAGFAENLNIRVVKSPPYGVNFARNLGFRQAGGDIVGFPDDDCHYPPDVIHRVVTKFSSGRAGAISGLIVDETGEPSVGRWERNSCRITRGNVWTTTVESAAFVRRNLFDKVGGFDEAIGPGAPSIFGAHEIDDLFLRLLKLDAELYFVREVLILHAASVPAYNADSLRRAYRYGAGLGYVLRKHGFPVTVLAHFILRSLGGAAISAVKRDFSQSFFYLSVARGRLTGWLRFPARQAHTAPKARS, translated from the coding sequence ATGAAGGTGTCCCTGGTGGTGGCGACCCTTCACCGCACGGCCGAGGTGGAACGTCTGCTGCGCTCACTGACGATGCAGACCGTGGCCCCCCATGAAGTGATCTTGGTCGACCAGAACGCCGATGACCGAATCGACCGGCTGGTGGCGGGCTTCGCAGAGAATCTGAACATCCGGGTGGTGAAAAGCCCACCGTACGGCGTCAATTTCGCCCGCAACCTGGGTTTCCGGCAGGCAGGAGGCGATATCGTCGGCTTTCCGGATGACGACTGCCATTACCCGCCGGACGTCATTCACCGGGTGGTCACGAAGTTCAGTTCGGGCCGCGCCGGAGCGATCAGCGGCCTGATCGTCGACGAAACCGGCGAGCCCTCCGTGGGGCGCTGGGAAAGGAATTCCTGCCGGATTACGCGCGGCAACGTGTGGACCACCACCGTCGAGTCGGCTGCCTTTGTGCGGCGGAATCTGTTTGACAAGGTCGGCGGTTTTGACGAAGCGATCGGGCCGGGTGCACCGTCCATTTTTGGCGCGCACGAAATCGACGACCTGTTCCTGCGGCTGCTGAAACTCGACGCCGAACTGTACTTCGTTCGGGAGGTGCTGATTCTGCACGCCGCTTCGGTGCCCGCTTACAACGCGGACAGCCTCCGCCGGGCGTACCGCTATGGCGCGGGACTGGGTTACGTCCTGCGCAAGCACGGCTTTCCGGTGACGGTGCTGGCTCATTTCATCCTTCGCTCGCTGGGGGGCGCGGCGATCAGCGCCGTGAAACGTGATTTTTCACAGAGCTTCTTTTACCTCAGCGTCGCCCGGGGACGCCTGACGGGATGGCTCCGCTTTCCCGCACGTCAGGCGCACACGGCACCGAAAGCGCGTTCATGA
- a CDS encoding phosphotransferase, which yields MTNPLLVIPTAQVIPIELQAEFGRLPSAMIPINNRPALSYILDAYGKLAMDVLVIAGEESQSLYELAARRRDPKLAVIEATGSASLAETVLRALDHTDGLEKHLVLNFGDTLVQRELAWCDCVVYARKEEVYRWTTFDVEDGRLVGLTEKLHEKEDATSRNVFVGVFEIARSGDFAIRLRDAVARADDDIDPFYLALQSYLDARCDEGVVVRYEEVATWYDFGHLDTYYATRRALSSGAREFNTVTIDAKRGTLLKRSRHKAKLRNEIAWYMRVPQSLQHYSPRIFDHSLDPEEPFVEMEYYGYPTLNDVYLHGAYSVGEWELILSAVGHFVDDAHEHTLEPDHPEALLGALHEMYENKTRDRLAPVLHDDRFESFCTSFQVNGEDVMGLDAFLRSFPHVAQACGLYVSPRFTVLHGDLCLSNILFDRRNGTIRLIDPRGDFGGFDVYGDFRYDLAKLSHSLHGDYDFLVNGLFDLDVAGREVRLEMHYGPRHQAIKTLFDRWLDRRFATEVTRIRLIESLLFLSMVPLHADRFRSQQAFLVRGLQIYSSIVKSLPASLEGEPSRV from the coding sequence GTGACCAACCCGCTTCTCGTCATTCCTACTGCACAGGTCATTCCCATCGAGCTGCAGGCAGAGTTTGGCCGTTTGCCGTCTGCGATGATTCCGATCAACAACCGGCCTGCCCTATCGTACATTCTCGATGCCTATGGCAAGCTCGCAATGGACGTCCTGGTGATCGCAGGCGAGGAGTCGCAGAGCCTGTATGAGCTGGCGGCGCGAAGGCGTGATCCAAAACTCGCTGTGATCGAGGCGACTGGTTCTGCGAGCCTCGCCGAGACAGTATTGCGCGCGCTGGACCATACGGACGGCCTAGAAAAGCACCTGGTGCTGAACTTTGGTGACACGCTTGTTCAGCGAGAACTCGCCTGGTGCGACTGTGTCGTCTATGCCCGTAAGGAAGAGGTCTACCGCTGGACGACCTTTGATGTCGAGGACGGTCGCCTTGTCGGGCTGACTGAGAAACTGCATGAGAAGGAGGACGCCACCTCGCGAAACGTGTTCGTCGGTGTCTTTGAGATTGCCCGTTCTGGAGATTTTGCAATCCGGCTGCGTGACGCGGTCGCGCGCGCAGACGATGATATCGACCCGTTCTACTTGGCGTTGCAGTCCTACCTTGACGCACGATGTGACGAGGGCGTCGTCGTGAGATACGAGGAGGTTGCGACGTGGTACGACTTTGGTCACCTGGATACGTACTACGCGACCCGACGCGCTCTGTCGAGTGGAGCCCGTGAGTTCAATACGGTCACCATCGATGCGAAGCGTGGCACGCTGCTCAAGCGCAGCCGCCACAAGGCCAAGCTCCGCAACGAGATCGCCTGGTACATGCGTGTTCCGCAGAGCCTGCAGCATTACTCTCCCAGAATTTTCGACCATAGCCTCGACCCGGAAGAACCGTTTGTCGAGATGGAGTATTACGGCTATCCCACACTGAATGACGTGTATCTGCATGGCGCCTATTCGGTGGGCGAATGGGAACTCATCCTGAGCGCCGTCGGCCACTTCGTCGATGACGCGCACGAACACACGCTGGAACCAGACCATCCTGAGGCGTTGCTCGGCGCCCTGCATGAAATGTACGAGAACAAGACCCGCGATCGGCTCGCACCTGTTCTGCACGACGACCGCTTTGAATCGTTCTGTACTTCCTTCCAAGTGAACGGGGAAGATGTGATGGGACTCGACGCCTTCCTCAGGAGTTTCCCGCATGTTGCGCAGGCCTGCGGGCTGTATGTGTCACCGCGTTTCACCGTTCTTCACGGCGATCTTTGCCTCAGCAACATCCTGTTTGACCGACGTAATGGCACCATCAGGCTGATCGATCCTCGTGGTGATTTCGGCGGGTTCGACGTGTACGGCGACTTCCGCTACGACCTCGCCAAGCTTTCTCATAGCCTTCACGGCGATTACGACTTCCTCGTAAATGGGTTGTTCGACCTTGATGTCGCTGGCCGGGAGGTACGCCTGGAAATGCATTACGGGCCAAGACACCAGGCGATCAAGACGTTGTTTGACCGCTGGCTTGATCGCCGCTTTGCCACGGAGGTCACCCGGATTCGGCTGATTGAGAGCCTGCTGTTTCTGAGTATGGTCCCGCTTCACGCTGACCGCTTCCGTTCGCAGCAGGCCTTTTTGGTGCGTGGCCTTCAAATCTACTCGTCCATCGTGAAGTCGCTGCCAGCGTCACTGGAAGGGGAGCCGTCTCGTGTCTGA
- a CDS encoding glycosyltransferase family 4 protein, which translates to MSSPAPSVLFDSRWIGQHGIGRFASELRVRLNTEDLVGRDPLSPGGLLDLERALWRRPRLAFFSPGFNAPLTRRRHFFFTIHDLIHLRVPAESTRTKRLYYQRVVRPAVRMASRVFTVSEFSRREIITWAGVPEHQVVNVHNGVSRALSPHGAKHRQDRPYVLYVGNRKPHKNIPRLLEAFAHRYARDVTLVLTGDADAETEAHLARLRLRGDVQFAGSLCDQALARYYRGALALVMPSLYEGFGLPPLEAMACGTPVVTSHATSLPEVVGDAALTFDPRNTDDLTHALDRVLGDAALRAALRERGLRRAQHFSWDRTANIVQLHLMQAP; encoded by the coding sequence ATGAGCAGTCCAGCGCCCAGCGTGCTCTTCGACAGCCGCTGGATCGGGCAGCACGGCATCGGGCGCTTCGCTTCCGAACTGCGGGTCCGTCTGAACACCGAGGACCTGGTGGGCCGTGATCCCCTCAGCCCAGGCGGCCTGCTCGACCTCGAACGCGCCTTGTGGCGCCGTCCCCGGCTTGCGTTTTTCTCGCCAGGGTTCAATGCTCCGCTGACACGGCGCAGGCACTTCTTCTTCACCATCCATGACCTGATTCATCTGCGGGTTCCCGCCGAGAGTACGCGCACGAAACGCCTTTACTACCAGCGTGTCGTTCGGCCGGCCGTGCGCATGGCCAGTCGGGTGTTTACCGTATCGGAGTTTTCGCGCCGTGAGATCATCACCTGGGCCGGCGTGCCAGAGCATCAGGTGGTCAACGTGCACAACGGCGTTTCGCGGGCACTGTCGCCTCACGGCGCCAAGCACCGGCAAGACCGTCCGTATGTCCTTTATGTCGGGAACCGCAAGCCGCACAAGAATATCCCACGGCTGCTCGAAGCCTTCGCCCACCGCTATGCCCGTGACGTGACCCTCGTCCTGACCGGTGACGCCGACGCCGAGACCGAGGCCCACCTCGCGCGCCTCAGACTGCGCGGTGACGTGCAGTTCGCCGGTTCCCTGTGTGACCAGGCCCTCGCGCGGTACTACCGGGGTGCACTCGCCCTTGTCATGCCCTCGCTGTATGAAGGCTTCGGCCTACCTCCCCTGGAGGCCATGGCGTGTGGAACGCCCGTCGTGACGAGTCACGCCACGTCCCTGCCGGAAGTGGTCGGCGATGCGGCGCTGACCTTCGATCCCCGGAATACCGACGACCTGACCCACGCCCTCGATCGGGTGCTCGGCGACGCCGCCCTGCGTGCCGCCCTGCGCGAGCGTGGCCTCAGACGCGCGCAGCACTTCAGTTGGGACCGCACGGCCAACATCGTGCAGCTGCACCTGATGCAGGCGCCCTGA
- a CDS encoding capsular biosynthesis protein, with protein sequence MERSIVLDIDGTLCPIRRRDETYDDLKPYPEIIEKLAEYRSMGFYVILYTARNMKTHQGNMGLIMARTAKQLIHWLDKHEVPYDELFFGKPWPGKGGFYVDDKAIRPDEFLGKSYEEILKIVGKDE encoded by the coding sequence ATGGAACGCAGCATTGTCCTGGATATTGATGGTACTTTGTGCCCCATCCGAAGGCGGGACGAGACTTATGATGACCTGAAGCCGTACCCGGAAATCATAGAAAAGCTGGCTGAATACCGCAGTATGGGGTTTTACGTCATTCTATACACTGCACGAAACATGAAAACGCACCAGGGCAATATGGGCCTCATCATGGCCCGGACGGCCAAACAGCTGATTCACTGGCTGGACAAGCACGAGGTTCCGTACGACGAGTTGTTCTTCGGCAAGCCATGGCCCGGTAAAGGTGGCTTTTACGTGGATGACAAGGCGATCCGTCCAGACGAATTTCTCGGCAAGAGCTACGAAGAAATTCTAAAGATCGTTGGTAAGGACGAATAG
- a CDS encoding NTP transferase domain-containing protein, whose product MSETSGPVTVVVTMAGRGSRFREAGFEEPKYAIRVHERTLFDWSMTSLLQFARRGERFVFIALSEHKVGGFVRSAAARLDLGEVEVVEIDGVTDGQATTVLAAREHIGPDDRMLVYNIDTFIDPVAVRPEEFSQPGWIPCFPGEGDGWSFARTDEHLRVLEVREKQRISPHASVGLYGFSSFGLYQAAYEAYYADPSRLERGEKYIAPMYNQLLAWNEPVSVSVIPAHAVYPLGTPQEVNAFAGRLPPRLEL is encoded by the coding sequence GTGTCTGAGACCAGCGGACCTGTGACCGTTGTCGTGACGATGGCGGGACGTGGAAGTCGGTTTCGCGAGGCCGGATTCGAGGAGCCAAAGTACGCCATTCGTGTCCACGAACGCACGCTCTTTGACTGGTCGATGACAAGCCTTCTCCAATTCGCACGCAGAGGAGAGCGTTTCGTGTTCATTGCGTTGAGCGAGCATAAGGTGGGTGGATTCGTCCGCAGCGCAGCCGCCCGGCTTGATCTTGGTGAGGTTGAGGTCGTCGAAATCGATGGTGTCACCGATGGTCAGGCAACCACGGTTCTTGCGGCTCGAGAGCACATCGGGCCCGACGACCGAATGCTCGTTTACAACATCGATACCTTCATTGATCCCGTTGCAGTGCGCCCGGAGGAATTTTCTCAGCCCGGCTGGATCCCCTGCTTTCCAGGTGAAGGCGACGGTTGGAGTTTTGCACGAACGGACGAGCACCTGCGCGTATTGGAAGTTCGCGAGAAGCAGCGGATCTCGCCGCACGCGAGCGTCGGCCTGTACGGTTTCTCCTCGTTTGGTCTCTACCAGGCGGCGTACGAAGCATACTATGCGGACCCGTCCCGGCTGGAGCGCGGTGAGAAGTACATCGCGCCGATGTACAACCAGCTGTTGGCCTGGAACGAGCCGGTATCGGTCAGTGTGATTCCGGCGCACGCCGTTTACCCGCTGGGAACTCCGCAAGAAGTAAACGCTTTTGCTGGTCGCCTGCCACCCCGGCTTGAACTGTGA
- a CDS encoding oligosaccharide flippase family protein has translation MRLPPLPGSQFLSNLAALYGIQLATLFLPLLSLPYLTRVLQPAAWGQLGAITSLSFVLLLLVEYGFQLSATRDVARHRDEPRRLARIVAGVQGAKAILLLLMLGAALIVYALIPVVRETPAVYWCGVAFAAAQGFSPFWYFQGVERVQRAAALDMAARGLAVAGVFVFVHGPQDAYRVLALQAVCSLLAVAWNTGRMYREVPLRLPRWPEALGALRAGWTLFVFRGGVALYTSANAFVLRLFLPAASVANFVNAERLANAGKSLLQPVSQLLFPRVTHLIQSDRPRARHLTARSLMLMTAVGCLGAGLAFMLAPLIVPVVFGPGYERSVNALRILSLSIPFVAVSNVLGLQWMLPLGLDRVFNGIIISAGVLNIALAVLLVRAFGLTGMSGAVVVSEGFAAVAMLLYLARAGLLPLSRTGRFG, from the coding sequence ATGCGCCTGCCGCCCCTTCCCGGAAGCCAGTTTCTCAGCAACCTCGCCGCCTTGTACGGAATTCAGCTGGCCACCTTGTTTCTTCCGTTGCTGTCCCTGCCGTACCTCACCCGGGTACTGCAGCCCGCGGCCTGGGGGCAGCTGGGGGCGATCACCTCGCTCAGCTTCGTGCTGCTGCTGCTGGTCGAGTACGGCTTTCAGCTTTCCGCCACGCGTGACGTCGCGCGTCACCGCGACGAACCTCGGCGCCTCGCGCGCATCGTCGCGGGCGTGCAGGGCGCCAAAGCGATCCTGCTGCTGCTGATGCTGGGCGCGGCACTCATTGTCTACGCGCTCATCCCGGTGGTGCGGGAAACGCCCGCCGTCTACTGGTGCGGAGTGGCCTTTGCCGCCGCACAAGGCTTCAGTCCCTTCTGGTACTTTCAGGGCGTCGAGCGTGTGCAGCGTGCGGCAGCGCTTGACATGGCAGCCAGAGGGCTGGCGGTCGCCGGGGTGTTCGTCTTCGTGCACGGTCCTCAGGATGCCTACCGGGTGCTGGCGCTGCAGGCGGTATGTTCGCTGCTGGCGGTGGCTTGGAACACAGGCCGGATGTACCGGGAGGTGCCTTTGCGCCTGCCACGCTGGCCGGAAGCGCTCGGCGCACTCCGGGCAGGCTGGACGCTGTTCGTGTTCCGTGGTGGCGTGGCACTTTACACCAGCGCCAATGCGTTTGTGCTGCGCCTGTTCCTGCCGGCGGCCAGCGTGGCCAACTTCGTGAATGCCGAACGACTGGCCAACGCGGGCAAAAGCCTGTTGCAACCCGTTTCGCAGCTGCTCTTTCCGCGGGTGACGCACCTGATTCAAAGCGACCGCCCGCGGGCACGGCACCTGACCGCCCGCAGCCTGATGTTGATGACAGCAGTCGGCTGCCTCGGTGCCGGCCTCGCGTTCATGCTGGCCCCGCTGATCGTTCCGGTGGTCTTCGGTCCAGGCTACGAGCGCAGCGTGAACGCGCTGCGCATTCTGAGCCTGTCGATTCCGTTCGTGGCGGTGAGCAACGTCCTCGGGTTGCAGTGGATGCTGCCGCTGGGGCTCGACCGGGTCTTCAACGGCATCATCATTTCGGCTGGGGTGCTCAACATCGCGCTGGCGGTGCTGCTCGTTCGTGCCTTCGGCCTGACCGGGATGTCCGGCGCCGTGGTGGTTTCGGAAGGTTTTGCCGCCGTGGCCATGCTGCTGTACCTGGCGCGTGCCGGCCTGCTGCCCCTGAGCAGGACCGGCAGATTCGGCTGA